GCTCCAGCAGAGATGATATAAACTCTATTGTTTTGTAAAGCTCCATGTCACTAGCCTACAGTGCACACAGAAAAGCACAGAAGGACAGAGGGAAACAGAGGACAGATAGAAAAAGGAAGTTGAGTAGTTAGTTGCAGTgcagtgaatattttcttggcAGCAActataaaaaagcaaaacttaaACTATGTTGCTGAATGATTTACTAAATGTATAACTgcctaaaaagaaaaaggaatgCTTACATTTTGAATCTCCTCCGGTGACAGTAAACCATCCTGAAGGGACGAggtgcagctctgctctgtgtcatctatgtgtttttctttggtttccTCGAATGTTTCATCTGTGTCTTTACTTTCACACTCTGCAGCGTCTCCCTGCGTCTCCATCATTTGCCACTCAGTCGTCATTTCTGCTCTTGTGTTCTTGTCATCCGCTTCCGTTCTTTTACATGTCTGTTTGGCCTCATTGGTCTCTTCGCTTGTCATATCTGTCGGTTTTTCTTGTGGATCTGTGTCTTTTTCCTGCTGCTCATTTTTATTCCTGCCTCTAGCATTGCTGCTCTCCTGTTTTGTAGAAATATCTCCTGCAGTTTGCTCAGTTATATTTTCTCCTGGTCTTTCTTTTGCACCTCCTGTCTCATCTGTCTTCGAATCCACTTTCTCCCTCTTGTCTGCCTCTACCTCCTCTAGCTCTCTATTCATCCCTCCGTTTCCTCCtttatcctttaacttttctACCTGCATGTCCTCCAAAGTCATCATCAACATGCTGCTGATTATTCTGTCAAattcttcatcctcctcttcactgTCTGATGCTGTTTCCCATTTCTCCTGAGTCTGTTTGCTTTCTCTAatcttttcctcttcctgtctctcctctccttcttttttgtctgaccaCTTTGCCTCTGGCTGATTTTCTAGTCCGACTCTTGTCTCATATAAGACTATTATTTCCTCAGTCctttcctcccttctctctgctcCCACCACTGTTTTTAACTGCAtctcctgtctctcctctgtctctttaaaAACTTTTCCTTCCATCCTTTCATCCTCAGTCTCCTCTGTTACTCTCTCTTGCACGCAATCTTTCTCTTCAGGTTCCtctatctttgttttttctggctGGACATCAAATTTTATCTGACAATCCAGAACGTTCTCAGTCGTCGCTTTTTCTACTTTCTCCTCACTTCTCTCGTTCATTCTCTCCTCGATTTCTTCCcttaaatcaaacattttcacatctaAATCTCCAATGgattctctcctctcctgactCTTTCCCACTGTTCCCTCCCACACTTTTTCCATCTCAACACTGCTCTCTATTCCTCCTTCATTTACCTCTTGCTCCATCTCTCCCTCATTCTCTCCATATCTGTCCAGCTCGTCCTCCGTGGAAGAAAACTGAGAGGCGCTGACTAGACTGGCCAAGTCGCGCACTTGAGCCGCCTGGACTGCTTTTCGCGCCTGCAGTTTCCAAAGCGTCACTTCGTCTATCGCTTCCTCCCCCTCTTCGCCTCTCCCATCTAACTCATCGTCCGTGGATGAAAATTGGGTGGCATTGACTTGGTTTGCTAATTTGCACACTTTCACcgccagctcctcctcctcctctcctgtcttcttctcttcatccaTGATGCCAACTCTGTCCAGCTCATCCTCCGTGGATGAGAACTGGGTAGCTCTGACTTCTTTTTCCAGCTGACAGAGTTTATAAGTGAGtccttctgtcttttcctctttctgctctTTATAGTCCTCCTCCatatcttcatctctctctccgtcCCATTCTCCTTCACTCAGGCCTGCTCTGTCTAACTCGTCATCAGTAGACGATAAGTATGTGAGTCTGGACTGTGTGACGAGCCTGTACAATCGGTCTTTCACCTCGTCTTCGTCTATGTCTtgctcctccccctctctctcatcctctgtTCTTCTGTCATCCAACTCGATCTCCATCCTCCACGGcctctcatcttcctcatctttttcatctttgtcCTCGTTTCCTTGTCTCCTTTCCTCACTCTGTGCGTCATCGTCAGCATCTCTCACTCCATAAAGCCCGTCGTCTCTTGTAGACGAGTCAGAAACTCTGCCTGTGAGCTGTTGCAGTTTTAACGTGAGCTCCTGCTCCATCTGATTGGCTCCATGTCCGGTGATGTCACTCTCTGGGTTAAAAGGTTCAGGGGTTGTGGCCCCAGAGGTCAAAGTGTCAGGGGTCACAGCATCAGAAGTAGGTTCGGACTGGTTGTCTTTTTTGTTATAATCCTGTGAATATAAgagtgtttaaaataaatatttctgtggTGAATAACATGAGTTCAAATCTGTGTAGATTGTAGATTGTCAGTTTATTTTATCCACACCAATCATATCAGTGAAGATAGACTAAAAATTAGAAACACCTTTCAGTATGACACAATACAGTTCAACAGAACTACAAACTACAGATTCAAAAATGACCAAGTAACACCTCTCTAAAACACGGCTGTTGTATTGGAGTTAGAGCtacaacaattagtcaattaatcaattagtcaatcgccagaaaattaatcggcaacggcaactattttggtaatcgATTGACTCTGTTaagtttttggggttttttttgtttttttttagcaaaaatgccaaacgttCTGTGCTTCCAGCTTCTTCAGTGTGGGGATTTGCTGCTTTCCCCTCTCTTATATCatgttaactgaatatcttttggttttggacataatgaaaatgtgatggacatttttcaatattttatgacattttataggtaATCAATGAATCCAAAACGTCATCggcagattaatccataatgaaaataatctttagttgcatcCCTACTTTTATAAAGTTGAACTCTATAAACTGGAAACTGAGTGTAAGTAGGTATTTTTCTAATTTGTAAGGAATTAATggtatatatttgttttatcttcCTTTCAAACCTTGTATTGCATCTATGTCAAactttttgctatttttctgctttgtctGTATCTTCTGTCTCATAATCTGTCTCTTGTTTAAGTCtatgttttatatcttttgttATGTCATATCAGTTTGGAGTTGAATGTATTTCTCACCAGCACAGGAGAAGAAGCTGCCGGCTCTTTTTTACTGTTCCTTTTCTTCcgtgatctcctgacttttccaACTGCGGACTCAGCAGCCGCATTGCTCTCATCCTCTGCTCCTTCCACGTTAAAGTTCACGTCGATGATGTTGGTCCTGGGTAATGATGAAGGTCGCCTGATCTCCACAGGCACCTTCCTTTTAAGACGACCCAGCACAGGTTTATTAACCTTCCAGTTGCCCTCAGAGTCTGAAAACAGATTGTCGTTGCTGCCCCGGTGGTCCATTAGCTGTGGCGAGACCCTGTCCTCGGTGTCCTGGAGGTTAAAGTTGGAGTCTGTCATCTTCTTGTGAATCTCCTGGAGGACGGTGCCCCAGGAACTGTCCGGCTCAGATTTGGTTTCACTGTCAAAGCCCATGCCTTCATAGGCGGATACCACTCCTGACTCCCTCTCCAAGGCACTGTAGACCAGGCTCTTCCTTCTGGTCAGCAGGCTGGGACGCGACAGCTGGGCGCTCTGCAGGGCAATCCAGTTCCCATCTGGGCTCGTGAGCACTGAGGACACACCTCCGCATCCcagaatgcacacacacacacacacatacaaggacAAATATCATGCAGACAAGCATATGCCAAACATGCATACCACAGAAAATACAGTCACCCAtgcagcaaacaaaaacaaacacagtggaGGTATATATTAGCTGACAGTGAAAAATTACTAATATATGAACTTGTGCTAAACAATTAAACATCCAGTTTTACCCTTTTTACCTGTTAAGTAGCATTTTATTCCACACTGTCTGGAGCAGCTAGTTCCAACTCAGATATATGATGTTTAGggaatgctttattttacaggtcctttaatttcACACTCATTTCCTGGACATTTTCAGAGTAATTTGTAGGTATTTAACAAATTAAGTTAAGTTAATTTTTCAGCAGCAATTTTACTGAAaaggtggtgcaatttggtacaaattataagaaacaGCAGAATTCAGTGTTAAGTTATTAACACTGTTATTTCAAAAGTAACCACTCATTACATTTGGGTTCATATGTAGTTACTTTGCAAAgattcttaataaattagactcttaacaattctttaactgatagaaaatattttaaaaaatgtttttaaattttcagtgtgtagttttgtgtgtcaaacgaTATATATTAGCATATTGGGTTTTTTCAATAATCTGCTAAAAGTAGCTACTGTGTAACTGTTAACTCTTTGGACATTTCTTTGAGAGGATTATGTAATTTGGTAGAATACAAGAAATGCACTTattatagagtttttaagaaacaacatttttgacactcaaaactacatttttctgtcacttaAATTCAGAATTGTTAAGAGTCCAATTTTTTGAGAATATTTGTAAATTTACAACTGTGTATGAACACAGATATAAGGCGTGGGTACTTACCGacaatttttcagttttttcttataatttgaaCCAAATTACACcctttctataaaatgtcctaaaattaaccattaaatacctACAAATTACTTAAAGGAAATTAgtaaattagaataaaataaagcattactgAGGGAAATAGTCAAACCAAAGACTCCATATTTTCATTCTGTCAATCAGAAATGGTTTGAGCATTATTTTTTGTGACATATTTGGTAACTGTAAAAACTTTGGGATCTCCTCAAGAACTTAGAAAAAAGTTATGAGGgtttaaacaatattttcacaacatgactttgtaatgactttactgtaatTTACACCCACAAAAGTATCAAGGATGGTACAATACATTCCAAGAATTATTTCTGTTGTGGTCCTTGATGTAAAGATGCAGGAGCTCAGGTGACCAGGTGAGGCAATACTACCAACAAACTAACACAATTAATACCAACTTCTAAATGATTATTTCAGCATATTTAGAACTCTGCCTGCACATCtagtgtgactgtgtgaataTTTCCTTGAGTTTTTAACCATAATTTCATAATTTCACCGTcttaatttcattattaatttgatattgtgaaaataaagtaataaaaatctATATCACCATTTATaaatcatttcaattaaaacatccaagaaacacattataaaacaaattaagtacaaattaatttaaaattgttgtggttatttattattttaatttgcaaaGGTAAATTATTCTAATTCCTGGCCCGACACAGCCTAGAAGAACAAAAACTGAGTGGTGGATCAATGAGGTTTAACAAGTTAAAGCAGCAACATCTCACCGGGATTGTCCAGCCGGTCTACACTCTTCCAAGCAGACATAGCCGAGCCACCACCTTCCTTCTTCAACGTCTGGTGAGTTTCTTGTATCAGACCTGGAGAGTCGTCCAGCAGTGAGAAGGCAGAATGTGACCTCTGGAGAGAGATGAGACAAATGAAATCACACATGTGGTTTTACCTACAATCACAATAGAAATGCTGGATGCTGATAATTAAATCACAgaatttataagcagtatacaaacatttaataaatttttataacacactataatgtagttataagcagatgtaaggacattttaagtgtttattaatgtacagtatctaACAACAATATAACTTCTCCTACGAAGAcatatattattttgtgttttactgtactgtcattcattatctgtttatacaccagcctccTATGGGcgcccacaggaggagttattGTTGTCgacaaatacagtaataaacacttatatctgccTACATACCATAAAATCAATATAGCATATTTAACCAGTAGAGGTCAGCATGTGTCATCCTTCGGACTgactgtgatgtgtttttttttttgttttttttacccagaGGCCTGGTTGGTTTTTAAAGGAGCTGCAGGCTTGATCAGCGGtggactgatgatgatgaaggtccGTGTTGTGTTCAAATGGCCAATCCTGGTTATACTCAGCCTTAATGTCAGCCAAAGTCTTCCTCCTACTAATGATCTTACATGCACAGAGAAAGGATAATGAAAATCAGCTGGTTTTCCTGTTTAAAGGTAAATTACTGGTTCAGTTAGAGTGTAACAGAGCAGCTATGAATTTAAACACATCATCGTGTAGTGTAACAGCTGTGGAAACCCCTCCACCCACTCTTCTGACTTACATTTGAGTGTTACGCAATGGCTCAATCAACCTAATTACACACTATAAAACATCAGTTAGAATTAATTGTGAATGTCAGCAGCTCAGACAGTAAaatctgttcttttttcatactttttgcACAATAGTTTTGGCCAGTTCCTCAACAAGCTCTCCTCTGTGCTTCCGTAGATAGTGTGCCTCATTCTGCTTCTCCTGGtaaacaagaacaaacacacaaataaaaaaggcTACTCATGcagtaccacacacacacacagacacacacacactataagcGGATTACTTCTCTAAATATACGCtctaaatatacatattttctgCACTGAGTTCAAAAGCTTTGGGATACTTTAACAGATTAGTGAgaagaaaatcattttgaacATATGCTGCAGTACACAGCAGTATGTCTGAAAATGGCAGCAGAATCACAAATGTGTCTTTGAAATTTAATATACAGATTATAGATCTAAGGTTATATATGAAATACACGGATTACGCGTCTTTAGTCACCTTTGAAAACACTGAGATTCAAAGCAAAGTGGATGATAATTTTACTTGACATAAAGAGCAAGTATGATCGATTATTTAAGAAAAATTATATGAAACTCACTGAAATGAAGAAAGTGTATAAACTTTCTACATCTTGGGAGACATGTATAATAAGCCTGATCTTCAACATAATCAATGTTTTGTAGAAACAGATAAAATCAATAGTGGGTTTCAGCCAATGAACAATAAGTTTACTGTTACATTGTTGAACAAAGAATTTACGTACTTTAGGTATCATATAAATGTTATAGGGAAACACATCTTcatgaattttaattttaattaattctttGTTATCATCAGCCTccaaaaacagactgaaaactaAAATAACTATTTAATGTGATAATCCATGTTATTTTAAGCAGTATATAACATTATTTTATACTGTAACATTAAACCGTTATTTGGATTGCAGCATAATCTGTATTGTTTCCCATAATGTGACTCAAACACTGATTTAGAGAAAAATCACAGAATTTAGATTAAAGAGAAATGTGATGaaagtactgtatatttatcaAAGCAAACAGACTGCAGACCAACACAGTAATATATAAGCATCTACAGTATTGTCTGAATATCACCTTTCATCCACTGCCGTTTACAGAGAAgagtaattacagtaaaaatgtcagaaaacaaaaatgctaaCACAGTACACAGCAGTTTTTGTAACACTGAGTGCAAGGCAGTATGAGTAGATAAGAAATCTACAAATAAATTTACAATGACAGTCTATTTATAATACGTGAACAGCATGAATAACCTGACTGGCAGAATCGAACTCAGCCTTGGAAATGGCCTCGTCTATAGCCTCCTCTGCCACCCGCAAGGCCACAGTGAGCGTATCTTCCATGCTGTGCTctgaacacaaagaaacacaataaTCACTTGTTTTGTTATCTGAACAATccttgaaataaaatcaaagcaaaaatatgatttaGTCATTGCAATTAtgtaaaatgaagtaaaaaggggaataattgTATAATTTTCATATATAATTGTATCCTGCATGACTGATCTGTTTGTCTGTCCTGATTCGTGTTACAGAGGCACAACAGACAGATGCATGACCATCAGgctgctgcagcttttcatttctgtttacaGTCACTCATTCTGTTAGTGCAGTGAACTGGGAGAGTTGAGGAGAAGTGAGGACAGACTAAGACACAGAGGAAGGCAGGCAGGGGCAGGAATGACTAACATACAGCTGCTTGAGATGCAACTGTAATCAAAAGATTACAGCCAAGATCCTTTAACTATTTATTTCTCCGCTGCTTCGTCTGCTGTAAAGTATTAGCTTCATGGCAGCTGGGCACAAATATGAGTTTATGGATTCATGAGAGGATTACAACAATCCTAAAATAACCTTGAATATGGCCTCAGAACGTCTGTTGTGGTGACTTTCTTGTAGAAATGGCATTAAACACTAAGCAATGCTGGATTACCAAATGGGCAAAGTGGGCCACCACCCCAGAGCCCCAAAGGCCTCAAGTTCACTGTGGGGCAAGTAATCTGATCAACTGATTTTATAGCAACTGACAGCAAAGAGGCCTTAAGGCAACTCCTGCATCTTTACCTCAAACCCTCAAGGCCCTGTCTCATAGAGGAGGTCAGaacaaaatctaattttaataCCTCTAATATATCAGTCGATATTATGATTACATGTCATATattcttaaaggggacgtatcatgcacatttccaaatcaatgtttttattctggggctctaccgGTCTACTtggcatgatttacagttcaaaaaactgaTGTCATTgcaaggaggaagtagaggtaacctTGCAAATTGAGCGTTCAGAGTAGGCTGAAGTCTGggcttttgcatttttacatatgttcacctcaagtctTGGAACTTGGACTATGTTTAACAGAGACAtttaacatcataacagtatataaaatacagaaaatcataaaaagcatgatatgttccttttaaatgaatttttagcatttttagcATTTAATCAACTTCTAACAAAACTAAGTTGGTGAACCTAGGGGGACTGAATAGGGGCCCGGGGCCCCCTTCAGAGTTGAGCCGACCCCATGCTTCTGCATGCCAACTCCTGATATCTGTGCAACTATAATAACTTTTATTGCTACTTGTGTTAATTATTTACTAAGACACAACTAAAAGTAGAGGATCTAATCTTAAGAGACTTTTTTAGTCTCACTGTTGCCATTACAGAGGATCATTTTGTCCTCAGAAGAAGGTTCTTTTAAAAAGAGACTTGAGCATTTCTGCCACTATAACCTCTGTCAATACTGAAGTATGTGGTTTACATATATGATGCACAAAAAACAGAGTTGGCTGTTCAGAAACGATACATCTAAGTCAGTGAGTTAGTCAGTagtatttcatttctttcttctgctgttcagtgcaaaatgtatttgaaatttTCCAATGAATAGCAGATGAAAGAAAATAGGTCATAAACATATAATATTTACAGGATGTAGAAGTATACATGATGttaaaactgatgtttttattttggttttgtacATGTATTAATggcaatgttttatttttgatattcaATGTATAGCGGTGTCTTGTATTTCCATTTGGATGGTTAAATGTTTAGTGTGACACAGCAATAATAAACCTTACTGTATTAAACTGCTTTATATCAAAGGGTGACTTTACAAAATCCAAGGAACAGTGAAACAGTTATAAAACACATTCGCACCTTCACTTTGTCTGTAGAAGGTTGAGTCGCTCCCACAGACGCTGCCCTCATTGCAGATGCTCTCCTCGTAGGCGCTGCCCTCTGCATGcacgcgcatacacacacacacacacacacacacacacacacataaagacagatGTCAACATGGATGTGAAAAAGCAGATACAGTACAGTCAACAAAAAGGAAATTGTGTCCTGTCTCTCTTCTCACTAATGTAACATATGGCATCAGTTTACCAACTATTAACAGTATATATTCTCCTTTAATAGTAAAATCTCATAGCAATGATAAGAATTACTTTTACACACATTAGTTACACTATTATAGTACATGTCAAGTACAGTCTCATCATcaatactgttttcattcatgcaGAAATTTGAAATGTCCctgtgatgatgtttttttcttgcatatcatttgtgatttttacCTTCGTTTAGTGGGTCAAAAAATAAGAAGTAATGTGATAATTtaaccaaaaacaacaacaacaaagaagaaTAGCTGGAAAATGTATCTCATGTATCTTTGCCTTTAATTAtgggaaattacattttaaattcatgaCTAGGTTTCAGAGTTGATGACTGAGCAGCAGTCTTTTAGGGTGTGAGGGAGCTCAGTCCTACTGTAGACAGTTTCCCCTTCCAACTCTGAGCCTTGAGCTGTTTTCACGTTGTGCAAATATTCATGCAACAATGCAGCCATTTGTGGTTATATAAGTGCATTAGAGCAGCCTCGTGTGTGGTATTACCAGGCGACCTGATCTGTGTGCAGCAGGCGCTGGTTCAGAAGTACACAGGGTCACTTCCAATCATTTTAAGgggcaaaaagtggacttaagTGATATGAACTAgattattttgaaaatgcagaGAGCACTCTTTGATTCTGAGAGCCCTTTCACTGCTAAAACCCTATAGGCAGGCATGAATTCAACGACATGAGACAAACTGAggatctgtatttgtatttcagTGGCTGGAATATTAATTTTGTGTCCCCTGGTAGATGTGTGTGCAACATCTGTGTTACAACATCTAAAGAGTCATGGCACATTTGGCCCCAGCAAAgggacatgaaaaaaaacactcatgacCGACACAGTTGCCTCAACTACAGCAGCTAAAGGTCATTGTAACCCTAAAGGCACCATGAGACTCTCACGAAGGTGAACTAACGGTGGTTCACAAACTGTATCTGCACAGAAATATAATCCTGATGTAATGTGTATACTAAATGTATATGACGGCAGGTTAACTCTAAAAAATAAGCTACGATTATCTGATTTTCACCAAAGGTCCTCAAGAAAACTGGAAATTTCGAATCAGCAGAAGCAACTTTGAAAATTATCTAAAAATACCAATGCAATCCCAATGAGATCATCAAGAggattaaaaaatgtaatttcaaattCTTACAAGAAGATGGAAAAAGACGAGAAACCCAGATTTAACAAGATGAAAAAGCACAATTCAAGAAGAATTGACtcacaaaataagaaatat
This sequence is a window from Thunnus albacares chromosome 12, fThuAlb1.1, whole genome shotgun sequence. Protein-coding genes within it:
- the myripa gene encoding rab effector MyRIP isoform X3; translation: MGRKLDLSGLTDNEAEHVLQVVQRDMRLRKKEEERLSELKQELDEEGSRCLLLSRQSCFNRRCCIRCCAPFTFLLNPKRQCRDCLYNVCKACRVYNKRDKAWLCSACQKSRLLKTQSLEWFYTNVKTRFKRFGSAKVLKTLYRKHLVEHSALAELTEGSAYEESICNEGSVCGSDSTFYRQSEEHSMEDTLTVALRVAEEAIDEAISKAEFDSASQEKQNEAHYLRKHRGELVEELAKTIVQKIISRRKTLADIKAEYNQDWPFEHNTDLHHHQSTADQACSSFKNQPGLWRSHSAFSLLDDSPGLIQETHQTLKKEGGGSAMSAWKSVDRLDNPVLTSPDGNWIALQSAQLSRPSLLTRRKSLVYSALERESGVVSAYEGMGFDSETKSEPDSSWGTVLQEIHKKMTDSNFNLQDTEDRVSPQLMDHRGSNDNLFSDSEGNWKVNKPVLGRLKRKVPVEIRRPSSLPRTNIIDVNFNVEGAEDESNAAAESAVGKVRRSRKKRNSKKEPAASSPVLDYNKKDNQSEPTSDAVTPDTLTSGATTPEPFNPESDITGHGANQMEQELTLKLQQLTGRVSDSSTRDDGLYGVRDADDDAQSEERRQGNEDKDEKDEEDERPWRMEIELDDRRTEDEREGEEQDIDEDEVKDRLYRLVTQSRLTYLSSTDDELDRAGLSEGEWDGERDEDMEEDYKEQKEEKTEGLTYKLCQLEKEVRATQFSSTEDELDRVGIMDEEKKTGEEEEELAVKVCKLANQVNATQFSSTDDELDGRGEEGEEAIDEVTLWKLQARKAVQAAQVRDLASLVSASQFSSTEDELDRYGENEGEMEQEVNEGGIESSVEMEKVWEGTVGKSQERRESIGDLDVKMFDLREEIEERMNERSEEKVEKATTENVLDCQIKFDVQPEKTKIEEPEEKDCVQERVTEETEDERMEGKVFKETEERQEMQLKTVVGAERREERTEEIIVLYETRVGLENQPEAKWSDKKEGEERQEEEKIRESKQTQEKWETASDSEEEDEEFDRIISSMLMMTLEDMQVEKLKDKGGNGGMNRELEEVEADKREKVDSKTDETGGAKERPGENITEQTAGDISTKQESSNARGRNKNEQQEKDTDPQEKPTDMTSEETNEAKQTCKRTEADDKNTRAEMTTEWQMMETQGDAAECESKDTDETFEETKEKHIDDTEQSCTSSLQDGLLSPEEIQNASDMELYKTIEFISSLLEQRYSAVSLRSITTEVLKVLNATEELLQGVEGGDGPRLSTTSLPPNTDPKKLDQQFSRLEENVYVAAGTVYSLEAELSDLEECARGICSATSDMELSFLEEQVASAAAKVQQSELQICDISARIAALKSAGLNVDPQSCFPKTRAIPVMPVTLDSSRQLRRRLPAPPMKEDKET
- the myripa gene encoding rab effector MyRIP isoform X1 → MGRKLDLSGLTDNEAEHVLQVVQRDMRLRKKEEERLSELKQELDEEGSRCLLLSRQSCFNRRCCIRCCAPFTFLLNPKRQCRDCLYNVCKACRVYNKRDKAWLCSACQKSRLLKTQSLEWFYTNVKTRFKRFGSAKVLKTLYRKHLVEHSALAELTEGSAYEESICNEGSVCGSDSTFYRQSEEHSMEDTLTVALRVAEEAIDEAISKAEFDSASQEKQNEAHYLRKHRGELVEELAKTIVQKIISRRKTLADIKAEYNQDWPFEHNTDLHHHQSTADQACSSFKNQPGLWRSHSAFSLLDDSPGLIQETHQTLKKEGGGSAMSAWKSVDRLDNPGVSSVLTSPDGNWIALQSAQLSRPSLLTRRKSLVYSALERESGVVSAYEGMGFDSETKSEPDSSWGTVLQEIHKKMTDSNFNLQDTEDRVSPQLMDHRGSNDNLFSDSEGNWKVNKPVLGRLKRKVPVEIRRPSSLPRTNIIDVNFNVEGAEDESNAAAESAVGKVRRSRKKRNSKKEPAASSPVLDYNKKDNQSEPTSDAVTPDTLTSGATTPEPFNPESDITGHGANQMEQELTLKLQQLTGRVSDSSTRDDGLYGVRDADDDAQSEERRQGNEDKDEKDEEDERPWRMEIELDDRRTEDEREGEEQDIDEDEVKDRLYRLVTQSRLTYLSSTDDELDRAGLSEGEWDGERDEDMEEDYKEQKEEKTEGLTYKLCQLEKEVRATQFSSTEDELDRVGIMDEEKKTGEEEEELAVKVCKLANQVNATQFSSTDDELDGRGEEGEEAIDEVTLWKLQARKAVQAAQVRDLASLVSASQFSSTEDELDRYGENEGEMEQEVNEGGIESSVEMEKVWEGTVGKSQERRESIGDLDVKMFDLREEIEERMNERSEEKVEKATTENVLDCQIKFDVQPEKTKIEEPEEKDCVQERVTEETEDERMEGKVFKETEERQEMQLKTVVGAERREERTEEIIVLYETRVGLENQPEAKWSDKKEGEERQEEEKIRESKQTQEKWETASDSEEEDEEFDRIISSMLMMTLEDMQVEKLKDKGGNGGMNRELEEVEADKREKVDSKTDETGGAKERPGENITEQTAGDISTKQESSNARGRNKNEQQEKDTDPQEKPTDMTSEETNEAKQTCKRTEADDKNTRAEMTTEWQMMETQGDAAECESKDTDETFEETKEKHIDDTEQSCTSSLQDGLLSPEEIQNASDMELYKTIEFISSLLEQRYSAVSLRSITTEVLKVLNATEELLQGVEGGDGPRLSTTSLPPNTDPKKLDQQFSRLEENVYVAAGTVYSLEAELSDLEECARGICSATSDMELSFLEEQVASAAAKVQQSELQICDISARIAALKSAGLNVDPQSCFPKTRAIPVMPVTLDSSRQLRRRLPAPPMKEDKET
- the myripa gene encoding rab effector MyRIP isoform X2 — its product is MGRKLDLSGLTDNEAEHVLQVVQRDMRLRKKEEERLSELKQELDEEGSRCLLLSRQSCFNRRCCIRCCAPFTFLLNPKRQCRDCLYNVCKACRVYNKRDKAWLCSACQKSRLLKTQSLEWFYTNVKTRFKRFGSAKVLKTLYRKHLVEHSALAELTEGSAYEESICNEGSVCGSDSTFYRQSEEHSMEDTLTVALRVAEEAIDEAISKAEFDSASQEKQNEAHYLRKHRGELVEELAKTIVQKIISRRKTLADIKAEYNQDWPFEHNTDLHHHQSTADQACSSFKNQPGLWRSHSAFSLLDDSPGLIQETHQTLKKEGGGSAMSAWKSVDRLDNPGVSSVLTSPDGNWIALQSAQLSRPSLLTRRKSLVYSALERESGVVSAYEGMGFDSETKSEPDSSWGTVLQEIHKKMTDSNFNLQDTEDRVSPQLMDHRGSNDNLFSDSEGNWKVNKPVLGRLKRKVPVEIRRPSSLPRTNIIDVNFNVEGAEDESNAAAESAVGKVRRSRKKRNSKKEPAASSPVLDYNKKDNQSEPTSDAVTPDTLTSGATTPEPFNPESDITGHGANQMEQELTLKLQQLTGRVSDSSTRDDGLYGVRDADDDAQSEERRQGNEDKDEKDEEDERPWRMEIELDDRRTEDEREGEEQDIDEDEVKDRLYRLVTQSRLTYLSSTDDELDRAGLSEGEWDGERDEDMEEDYKEQKEEKTEGLTYKLCQLEKEVRATQFSSTEDELDRVGIMDEEKKTGEEEEELAVKVCKLANQVNATQFSSTDDELDGRGEEGEEAIDEVTLWKLQARKAVQAAQVRDLASLVSASQFSSTEDELDRYGENEGEMEQEVNEGGIESSVEMEKVWEGTVGKSQERRESIGDLDVKMFDLREEIEERMNERSEEKVEKATTENVLDCQIKFDVQPEKTKIEEPEEKDCVQERVTEETEDERMEGKVFKETEERQEMQLKTVVGAERREERTEEIIVLYETRVGLENQPEAKWSDKKEGEERQEEEKIRESKQTQEKWETASDSEEEDEEFDRIISSMLMMTLEDMQVEKLKDKGGNGGMNRELEEVEADKREKVDSKTDETGGAKERPGENITEQTAGDISTKQESSNARGRNKNEQQEKDTDPQEKPTDMTSEETNEAKQTCKRTEADDKNTRAEMTTEWQMMETQGDAAECESKDTDETFEETKEKHIDDTEQSCTSSLQDGLLSPEEIQNASDMELYKTIEFISSLLEQRYSAVSLRSITTEVLKVLNATEELLQGVEGGDGPRLSTTSLPPNTDPKKLDQQFSRLEENVYVAAGTVYSLEAELSDLEECARGICSATSDMELSFLEEQVASAAAKVQQSELQICDISARIAALKSAGLNVDPQSCFPKTRAIPVMPVTLDSSRQLRRRLPAPPMKDKET